A window of Synergistaceae bacterium genomic DNA:
AGGCTGGCAGTGGTCGGCATCCCCAACGTGGGAAAGTCCATGCTGCTGAACGCGCTCGTGGGCAAGTCGTCCGCCAAGGTCGGTGGAATTCCGGGGATAACGCGCGGTGTCTCGTGGTACAAAGGCAAGGGGATTCTCGCGGTGGACTCGCCCGGTATTCTCGATCCGAAAGCGGATGCCTCCGTGCAGCTGAAGCTGGCGTGGCTCGGCTGCAGCAAGGCCGAGGTTATCGGCATAGAGAGCGCTGCGCTCGACCTTGTCTCGTTTCTTCGCAGCAGGGGGTTTTGGGGGATCGTCGAGGGAAAGTGGAACATCTCCGCCCCGGAGGAACTCGCCGACCTGGAGGTGCTGGAGGCCGTCGGAAGGCGGCTGGGCTGCCTGGTCGCGGGCGGCGGGGTCGACATGACTGCGGCGGCGAAGCGCCTGCTAGACGCCTTCTCGACCGGGCGCCTGGGCCGAGTGACCCTGGAGACGCCGGAGGCGCCGATGTGACGCCGGAAGGCTGCGATAGGATAGCCGGAACGGACGAGGCCGGGAGAGGCCCTCTTTGCGGTCCCGTCTTGGCCGCATCGGTGGTGCTGACCGACGAACAGGCGTCCGAGCTCCTCTCCCTCGGCCTGGCCGACTCGAAAAAGCTGACCGCCCGCAGGAGGGAGCTCCTGTTCGACAGGATGAACGAACTCCGGGTGGTCTGGCGGGCGCAGGCCGCCACCCACATCAGGATCGACGGGATGAACATCCTGCGCGCCACACTGTGGGCGATGGCGCGCAGCCTGGCCAGGCTTCCGCCGGTGTTCGACGAGGTCATAGTGGACGGGACTATCACGCCGCCCGGCCTGCTCTTCCCCGCGAGGGCCGTCCCGAAGGCGGACTCGCTGCATCCCCAGGTCGCCGCCGCCTCGGTGGTCGCCAAGGTGCTGCGGGACCGGGCGATGAGGGCCCTTGATTCGGTCTACCCCCAGTACAAACTGGCGAAGAACAAGGGGTACCCGACCGGGGAGCACAGAGCCGCGCTGCTTTTGCACGGGCCTTCCCCGGTCCACAGACGCAGCTTCACATGGAGGTCGCGCCTATGAGCATATCCAACGTTAGCGGGCCGCAGATCCGCCCGAACCTGCCGGACTCCCAGCAGCCCCGAATAGATGCCGACAGGCCGCAGCAGCCAGTCAGGCAGCAGCCGCCTATCCCTGACGGCGCGGTGGTGAGAGGCACGGTGCTCGCCGCGCGCGAGGAGGGTTCGTACCTCGTAAACGTGGAGGGAAGGACTCTGCTCGCGCAGGCCAACATCCAGATGTTGGTCGGGCAGCGCTTCAGGGCGATATGGGATTCCTCCGGCGAGGTACCCGTTCTTCGCCTCTCGGAGGAGGAGCTGGCTCTGCTGGGCAGGCTGTCAGCCGACGACAGGGATGTCGCAGGAGCGCTGCTGTCACGCGGCCTCTCCCTCGACCCCAAGGCCCTGGCGTCCATCCGTACCGCGTGGCTCGGCATGGGTGCACTTCCCGGGCAGCTCGCCCCGTTGGCGGAGCTTTGGGCCCGCGGACTTCCCATGACCGAGGCCAATGTGCAGCTTCTCTCATGGTACCTGTCTCTCGACGAGAAAAAGACGTCGGAGCTGTGGAAAAGGACCAGGACGGAGCTGCGCGATCGCCTCTCCCGAGGGGACGACCCGCGCAAGGCCGTGCGCTCGCTGCTTGCGGGCAGAGACGAACTGTCGGACTTCCTTCGAGGGCACGGTCTGCTCTCGTCCCCCGCGCGCGAGGGTGTGGACCCGTCGTTTCTCGCCGGGGCATTCCTGCCGGCGGGCGAGGAGTCCAAGCCCCTTAACGCCAGGGTATCGGCGGGCGTCTCCAGGCGGGGGGGCAAGTCCCTCTGGTCCGTCTCGTTCGACATGGAGGGCGACAGGCTCGGACCGGTGTCCGGCGTCGTGGAGACGGACGGGACGTCGCTCAGCGTCATACTCAGGGCGGAGCGCGAGCCGGCGTACGTGGAGCTGAGCAGGCGCGCGCGCCACCTGAGACGTGAACTGGAGGGAATCCCGCTCGTCCTTCAGAACGTGGCGGTCGCTCACGGCGTGCGAAGGCTGCGCACGCCGGGGCGGGGGTTGGACGTGACGGCATGACCCGGCAGGGAAAGAAACGCGCCAAGGCGGCCGCCGTCCAGTACGACCAGAAGACAGACGATGCCCCGAGGCTGCTCGCATCCGGAGAGGGATTCATCGCGGAGAGGATAATCGAGATCGCCAGGCAGGCGGACGTCCCGGTGGTGGAGGATGCCGCCCTGGTCAGCGCCCTGCTCGTCCTGGAACTTGGGGAGGAGATCCCCGGGGAGCTCTACGAGGCGGTGGCCAAGGTCCTGGCGTTCGTCTACAAACTTGACAAGGGAGAGAGTATATGACGGCGGAACACCTGCGGACCGGAGTTCGGGGCGAGGAATTGGCCGCCTCCTACCTGTGCGACCTGGGCTGGACGATACTGGAGCGCAACGTCCGCTTCAGGGGAGGCGAGCTCGACATAGTCGCCCGCGACGACGACGAGCTCGTCGTCGTGGAGGTGCGAACCAGGTCGCCGGGGTGGATGCAGACGGCGGAGGAGTCCGTCGGCCCCAGGAAGATAGGCAGGCTGGTCCGCGCAGGGCGTATATACATGGAGCATATCGATTGGGACGGCCCCTGGAGGATAGACCTGGTCGCCGTAACCCTGCACGAGGACAAGCCGGAGATAGAGAGGTTCGAGGACATAACCTACGGGAGGTGGCGCACGTGAGCTCCGTCCAGGGCATAACCCTCCGCGGCATAGAGGCGGTGAGCGTCGAGGTGGAGGTGGAGATAGCCGGTGGGCTCTTCTCCATCTCGATCGTCGGCCTGCCGGACGCGGCCGTGCGTGAATCAAGAGAGAGGGTGCGTGCGGCGTTGCGCCGTCTTGACATGGCGGTGAAGGGAAGGGTGGCCGTCAACCTGGCCCCCGCCGACCTACCCAAGGAGGGGGCTGTTCTCGACCTTCCCATAGCGATCGGCATAGCCTCCGCGATGGGGCACATCCCGCCCGTCCCGAGGGGCATCTTCCTGGGAGAGCTCGCGCTCGACGGCAGGCTGCGGGGTGTCAGAGGCGCGGTGGGGGCCGCGATACTGGCCCGAGAAACGGGAGTACCGCTCTTCGCCCCCGCCGACAATGCCGAGGAGATCTCACTGGTCAAGGGGTGCGAGGCCTACACGGTCGATAACCTCGCCGACCTGTTCGCCTTCTTTCGCGGGGAGACGTCCCTGCCCCCCGTGCCCGAGTACGAGCCAGGAGAGCATCGCATTCGTCCCGACCCGGACTTCGCCGACATACGGGGGCAGGCCGGGGCGAGGAGGGCGCTGGAGATAGCAGCGGCCGGACATCACAACATCCTGCTCATAGGTTCGCCCGGCAGCGGAAAGACCCTGCTGGCCCGGGCGCTGCGCGGTATACTGCCGCCGCTTTCGCACGAGGAGCTGCTTGAGGCCACCCTGGTGCGCAGCACCCTTGGACACCTCTTCGAGGGAAGCCTCGAGCCTCCTTTCCGATCCGTGCACCACACGGCCAGCACTGTCTCGATCTGCGGAGGCGGGGCTAACCTGCGCCCGGGCGAGGTCAGCCTCGCCCACAGGGGCGTGCTCTTCCTCGACGAGTTCCCCGAGTTCCGCCGCGATCTGCTCGAAGGGCTGCGACAGCCTCTGGAGGATGGTGTGATCACGGTGAGCAGGGCGTCAGGCTCCGCTCTATACCCGTGCCGCGTCCTGCTCGTGGTTGCTGCCAACCCCTGCCAGTGCGGCTGGGACGGGGATCCCGTCCAGCAGTGCGTCTGCTCGCACGTAGAGCGGGAGCGATACCGCCGCAAGATCTCCGGCCCCATACTCGACCGAATAGACCTTCACGTCTCCGTGCCTCGCCTGCTGCCGGAGGAGCTTGTTGCGGTGGAGGATGCCGGGGGCGAGGGCAGCGAGGCGATAGCGGTCAGGGTCAGAGCCGCCAGGGAGATACAGAGGGACAGGTGGGCCGACCTGGGATTTTCGTGCAACGCGGAGCTCCCGGAGCGGGTGATAAAGCGCAACCTGCTCCTGTCGTCCGACGTGCGCCCCTTTCTGTCGTCCATGGCGGGAAACCTGCGCCTGTCGGGCAGGGGAATCAGCCGCGTGCTGAAGGTGGCTCGCACGATAGCCGACCTGGCGGGCAGCGAAAGGGTCGAAGTCCCGCACGTCGGCGAGGCGATAGCCTACCGAGACGGAGGCGCCTTCCGATGAGTCCTCTGCTCCGAGCCCTGTTGCTTATATCGGCTTCTGGCGCCCCCGCATCGCGCCTGTGGAGCGCGATTGAGTCCGAGGGTCTGCCGCCGGAGGCCCTGTGGCAGGAGGGACCGCCCCTGTGGAGGCGCCTCGGCTGCTCCCAGTCCGTGATCGACTCGCTCCGGACCTTGTGCGAGTCCTCTTGGCCCGAGGAGGAGGCGGAGCGCGCCGATGGGCTCGGCGTGCGTTTGGTAGCCTTCCGAGACGACTCGTGGCCGAAGGATCTGTCCGGACAGCCGGACTCCCCTCGTCTTCTCTACGTCGCAGGCGAATGGCCCATGCGGGGTCCGTTCGTGTCGGTCGTCGGCACCAGGCGCTGCTCCCAGTACGGGTCGCGCGCCGCCTTCGAGATAGGCCGAGCGGTGGCCGACGCCGGTGGGACGGTCGTCAGCGGAGGAGCGGCGGGCATAGACAGGGCGGCGCACGAGGGATGCCTCTCCGTCGGCGGGGCAAGCACGGCGGTGCTCGGCACGGGGGTGGACGTCGCCTACCCTCGGGGGCACGAGCCTCTCTTCGAACGGCTTGCCGGGGGCGAGGGAACACTGCTGTCGGAGTACCCGCTCGGCTCGGGGCCGAAACAGTGGCGCTTTCCCGAGAGGAACAGGATCATCGCGTCTTTTGCCAGGCCGCTCGTGGTGGTGGAGGCGCCTGTCAGGAGCGGCGCCATGATTACGGCCCGGCTGGCGCTCGAGCTGGGGCGCGAGGTGTGGGCCGTGCCGGGGAGGATCAACGAAGGAACCTGCGAGGGGTCGAATCGCCTGATATACGACGGGGCTACGCCGCTCGTCTCCATACCGGACTTCATATCGTTGACGTTCAACCGGCAGCTCTCCCTCTTTTGCGACCTTCCACCGGACGACAGGAATACAGCGGTCTTGTCCGAAAAAGAACAAAGAATTCTTTGCCTTTTGGAAAAATCGGGCGACAGAACTGTTGACAACCTGGCCGTTGAAGGTAAAATGACTCCCGCTGACGTTTTTTCAAGCCTCGCCGCTCTCATGGCCGCGGGGCAAGTCTTTCAGGCGGGACCGGGCCGATGGAGCTCGACGCCGAAGTGAATAAAACCGAATCGGGAAAGGATGGAACCTGTTGTCCACTAATAATCACTCATCAAGGCACGGCCGACGCACACTGCCGCCCTGCGGATTCAAGAGAGTGCTGCACGACCTTGAGCGCAGGTACCTGGCGCCGGATGCCCAGGCCGCCGTATACCACTATTTGATAACCGAGGAGATCCCGTTCGAGGTGACCGAGAGGGCTATCCTCGAGGCCGTCTCTCTTGCACGTTTGAAGAACTCGACGGTCGACGCGCCTCTGTTAGCCTGTCTCGTCGACGCACTGCTGGACGACTGCTCCTTCGAGATACCCGGGACCGCGTCGGAGAGGCTGTATCCGGCAAGCTGCACCCTCTGCTGAGGAAAGGTCCGAAGGATGCCGCGTAAAGAGGATGTCTCCAAGGCGGAGGAAACGAAGGCCTTGAAGCCCTCCGGGAGGAGAGGCGCGAAGAAGGACGCGCCCAAGGGAAATAAGAAGACCAGGACGGGCGCCTCCGACGGGGCGAAAAAGAAGCTCGTCATAGTCGAGTCCCCTACCAAGGCAAAGACCCTGACCAAGATACTGGGCCCGAAGTACGTCGTCAAGTCCAGCGTCGGGCACATCAGGGACCTGCCAAAGAGCCGCCTTGCGATCGACGTCGAGAACGGGTTCACCCCGGAGTACATACTTGTCAAGGGCAAGGCCAAGCTGAAGAACGAGCTCGTGGCCTCGGCCAAGAAGGCCTCCCGGGTGCTGCTCGCGTCCGACCCGGACCGGG
This region includes:
- a CDS encoding ribosome biogenesis GTP-binding protein produces the protein MMSRTVWYPGHMAKGKRLLAELAGKLDMIIEVRDARAPELTSSPLMEDLSGVCPVAVVLSKQDLADERATARWLSYFGEFGVSAWAQNLLRPKVDRIRKDLALFAPSHREVRLAVVGIPNVGKSMLLNALVGKSSAKVGGIPGITRGVSWYKGKGILAVDSPGILDPKADASVQLKLAWLGCSKAEVIGIESAALDLVSFLRSRGFWGIVEGKWNISAPEELADLEVLEAVGRRLGCLVAGGGVDMTAAAKRLLDAFSTGRLGRVTLETPEAPM
- a CDS encoding ribonuclease HII — encoded protein: MTPEGCDRIAGTDEAGRGPLCGPVLAASVVLTDEQASELLSLGLADSKKLTARRRELLFDRMNELRVVWRAQAATHIRIDGMNILRATLWAMARSLARLPPVFDEVIVDGTITPPGLLFPARAVPKADSLHPQVAAASVVAKVLRDRAMRALDSVYPQYKLAKNKGYPTGEHRAALLLHGPSPVHRRSFTWRSRL
- a CDS encoding flagellar hook-length control protein FliK, giving the protein MSISNVSGPQIRPNLPDSQQPRIDADRPQQPVRQQPPIPDGAVVRGTVLAAREEGSYLVNVEGRTLLAQANIQMLVGQRFRAIWDSSGEVPVLRLSEEELALLGRLSADDRDVAGALLSRGLSLDPKALASIRTAWLGMGALPGQLAPLAELWARGLPMTEANVQLLSWYLSLDEKKTSELWKRTRTELRDRLSRGDDPRKAVRSLLAGRDELSDFLRGHGLLSSPAREGVDPSFLAGAFLPAGEESKPLNARVSAGVSRRGGKSLWSVSFDMEGDRLGPVSGVVETDGTSLSVILRAEREPAYVELSRRARHLRRELEGIPLVLQNVAVAHGVRRLRTPGRGLDVTA
- a CDS encoding flagellar biosynthesis produces the protein MTRQGKKRAKAAAVQYDQKTDDAPRLLASGEGFIAERIIEIARQADVPVVEDAALVSALLVLELGEEIPGELYEAVAKVLAFVYKLDKGESI
- a CDS encoding YraN family protein; the encoded protein is MTAEHLRTGVRGEELAASYLCDLGWTILERNVRFRGGELDIVARDDDELVVVEVRTRSPGWMQTAEESVGPRKIGRLVRAGRIYMEHIDWDGPWRIDLVAVTLHEDKPEIERFEDITYGRWRT
- a CDS encoding YifB family Mg chelatase-like AAA ATPase, with translation MSSVQGITLRGIEAVSVEVEVEIAGGLFSISIVGLPDAAVRESRERVRAALRRLDMAVKGRVAVNLAPADLPKEGAVLDLPIAIGIASAMGHIPPVPRGIFLGELALDGRLRGVRGAVGAAILARETGVPLFAPADNAEEISLVKGCEAYTVDNLADLFAFFRGETSLPPVPEYEPGEHRIRPDPDFADIRGQAGARRALEIAAAGHHNILLIGSPGSGKTLLARALRGILPPLSHEELLEATLVRSTLGHLFEGSLEPPFRSVHHTASTVSICGGGANLRPGEVSLAHRGVLFLDEFPEFRRDLLEGLRQPLEDGVITVSRASGSALYPCRVLLVVAANPCQCGWDGDPVQQCVCSHVERERYRRKISGPILDRIDLHVSVPRLLPEELVAVEDAGGEGSEAIAVRVRAAREIQRDRWADLGFSCNAELPERVIKRNLLLSSDVRPFLSSMAGNLRLSGRGISRVLKVARTIADLAGSERVEVPHVGEAIAYRDGGAFR
- the dprA gene encoding DNA-protecting protein DprA — protein: MSPLLRALLLISASGAPASRLWSAIESEGLPPEALWQEGPPLWRRLGCSQSVIDSLRTLCESSWPEEEAERADGLGVRLVAFRDDSWPKDLSGQPDSPRLLYVAGEWPMRGPFVSVVGTRRCSQYGSRAAFEIGRAVADAGGTVVSGGAAGIDRAAHEGCLSVGGASTAVLGTGVDVAYPRGHEPLFERLAGGEGTLLSEYPLGSGPKQWRFPERNRIIASFARPLVVVEAPVRSGAMITARLALELGREVWAVPGRINEGTCEGSNRLIYDGATPLVSIPDFISLTFNRQLSLFCDLPPDDRNTAVLSEKEQRILCLLEKSGDRTVDNLAVEGKMTPADVFSSLAALMAAGQVFQAGPGRWSSTPK